One region of Planctomycetaceae bacterium genomic DNA includes:
- a CDS encoding dihydroxy-acid dehydratase, whose translation MAPPSSCDLDLKARIDDPALQLTKDHVIVLQNAGPLGAPGIPEWGMLPIPKYLLEQGVRDMVRISDARMSGTVMVRRAARRLESVGGPLAFVQTGDMISARRRKPHASTGCF comes from the coding sequence ATGGCTCCGCCATCGTCCTGTGATCTCGACCTGAAGGCTCGCATCGATGATCCTGCGCTGCAGCTGACGAAGGACCATGTCATCGTGCTGCAGAACGCGGGGCCTCTTGGAGCACCCGGCATTCCGGAATGGGGCATGCTGCCGATTCCAAAGTACCTGCTGGAACAGGGTGTCCGCGACATGGTGCGTATCAGCGACGCCAGAATGAGCGGCACTGTTATGGTTCGGCGTGCTGCACGTCGCCTGGAATCCGTCGGCGGCCCGCTGGCGTTCGTGCAGACCGGCGACATGATTTCTGCCAGACGTCGAAAGCCGCACGCTTCAACTGGATGTTTCTGA
- the trxA gene encoding thioredoxin, translating into MSATSSQWIRTTTTETFRADVIDQSMSCPVVLDFWADWCGPCRQLMPLLEKLANEYDGRFVLVKVNVDENPEIAGAFGVQSIPFVVAMAEGQPVSQISGAQPEANLRAWLDEFLPSPAAEAFAAGSDAEAAGDIAAAEASFRKAVDLEPETRPFRIALARTLMALDRDQEASEMIGHLEAAGYLEADAESLKEQLLLRAEVEESGGTTAARKALLADPTNPALQITLAEALSIDKRYEESCELLLGVVQNNFGEVRDQAKEVMVGILTTMGPKSKLASEYRRKLATAFY; encoded by the coding sequence ATGTCCGCCACGTCATCTCAATGGATTCGCACCACCACCACGGAAACGTTTCGCGCTGACGTCATTGATCAGTCGATGAGCTGTCCCGTCGTGCTGGACTTCTGGGCCGATTGGTGTGGCCCCTGTCGTCAGTTGATGCCGCTGCTGGAAAAGCTGGCCAACGAATACGACGGTCGGTTTGTGCTGGTGAAGGTCAATGTTGACGAGAATCCCGAAATCGCCGGCGCGTTCGGAGTTCAGTCCATTCCGTTTGTCGTCGCGATGGCGGAAGGGCAACCCGTCAGTCAGATCAGTGGTGCTCAGCCGGAAGCGAACCTGCGAGCCTGGCTGGACGAATTCCTGCCTTCACCGGCCGCCGAAGCGTTTGCCGCCGGAAGTGACGCGGAAGCCGCCGGAGATATCGCCGCCGCGGAAGCGTCCTTCCGGAAAGCCGTCGATCTGGAACCGGAGACTCGGCCCTTTCGAATCGCGCTGGCCCGCACACTGATGGCTCTTGATCGCGATCAGGAAGCCAGTGAGATGATTGGGCATCTGGAAGCCGCCGGCTATCTGGAAGCCGACGCGGAGTCTTTGAAGGAACAGCTTCTGCTGCGTGCCGAAGTTGAAGAATCCGGTGGTACAACCGCCGCGCGAAAGGCTCTGCTGGCCGACCCGACAAACCCGGCACTGCAGATCACTCTGGCCGAAGCACTGAGCATCGACAAACGCTATGAGGAATCCTGCGAACTGCTGCTGGGAGTCGTGCAAAATAACTTTGGGGAAGTGCGTGACCAGGCCAAGGAAGTCATGGTCGGTATCCTGACGACGATGGGGCCGAAGTCGAAACTGGCGTCTGAATACCGCCGCAAACTGGCGACCGCGTTCTATTGA
- a CDS encoding dihydroxy-acid dehydratase — protein sequence MWYDVRPSQIMTDDAFHNAITLMAMGGSTNAIVHLDGHWPAGSLWCR from the coding sequence ATGTGGTACGACGTGCGCCCGTCGCAGATCATGACCGACGACGCATTCCACAATGCAATCACGCTGATGGCGATGGGAGGTTCCACGAATGCGATCGTGCATCTGGATGGGCATTGGCCGGCCGGAAGCCTGTGGTGCCGCTGA
- a CDS encoding dihydroxy-acid dehydratase — MICVLFGHRSRQKQSGFDTGEFAGKPVIGILNTWNDLISCHAHFRQRADDIKRGVWQAGGISCRSAGDGTVRNVHEADVDVLPQSFLAMEARKFAHVSHRLCRVTGGCDKTIPALLMGRLCADVPST, encoded by the coding sequence ATGATCTGCGTTCTTTTCGGCCATCGGTCCCGCCAGAAACAATCCGGGTTCGACACCGGAGAATTCGCAGGCAAGCCGGTCATCGGCATTCTGAACACGTGGAACGATCTCATCAGTTGCCACGCTCACTTCCGTCAGCGAGCCGACGACATCAAACGCGGCGTCTGGCAGGCAGGCGGGATTTCCTGTCGAAGTGCCGGTGATGGGACTGTCCGAAACGTTCATGAAGCCGACGTCGATGTACTACCGCAATCCTTTCTGGCGATGGAAGCGAGGAAGTTCGCGCACGTATCCCATCGACTGTGCCGTGTTACGGGAGGCTGCGACAAGACGATTCCCGCGTTGCTGATGGGGCGTTTGTGCGCGGACGTGCCGTCGACGTGA
- the pdxH gene encoding pyridoxamine 5'-phosphate oxidase has protein sequence MTLKRQDLDASPFRQFEAWFQAANDAGLHEPNAMSLATATSQAAPSLRTVLLKYWDEQGFVFFTNYGSRKAREINENPQVAVLFYWPPLQRQIRIEGAVQKVSSAESLRYFATRPRGSQLGAWCSAQSTAISSRSILEAKLAEIRQKFQEGKIPLPSFWGGYRIVPRRFEFWQAGDDRLHDRFVYEPAEDATWSIQRLAP, from the coding sequence ATGACATTGAAGCGACAGGACCTTGACGCCAGCCCGTTTCGGCAGTTCGAAGCGTGGTTTCAGGCGGCAAACGATGCCGGGCTGCATGAACCCAATGCGATGAGCCTTGCGACGGCAACTTCGCAGGCCGCGCCGTCTCTGCGAACGGTGCTGCTGAAGTACTGGGACGAACAGGGATTCGTGTTCTTCACCAATTACGGCAGCCGCAAGGCTCGTGAGATCAACGAGAATCCTCAGGTCGCCGTACTGTTCTACTGGCCCCCTCTGCAGCGGCAGATTCGAATCGAAGGAGCCGTTCAGAAGGTATCTTCCGCGGAATCGCTGCGGTATTTCGCGACGCGCCCCCGAGGCAGCCAGTTGGGAGCCTGGTGTTCGGCACAGAGCACGGCGATTTCTTCGCGGTCGATCCTGGAAGCGAAGCTGGCTGAGATTCGGCAGAAGTTCCAGGAAGGGAAGATTCCGCTGCCTTCGTTTTGGGGCGGATATCGAATTGTCCCGCGACGATTCGAATTCTGGCAGGCCGGCGACGACCGTCTGCATGATCGGTTCGTGTATGAGCCGGCGGAAGACGCAACCTGGTCCATTCAGCGACTGGCTCCCTGA
- a CDS encoding DUF1559 domain-containing protein, which produces MVEPAQDGKDGWGYGAFILPQLHQASLFNELAPNRTSRDGPAVDQSLVSTRLPVFECPAVLEETAGRSNYKGSAELFAYEAPLEDVYDGESTTLMLGESVALHRWADPGTGTCTSGPNQGDFGSPHSGGANFLMCDGAVYFIADHVDIATFQALSTLAGREVVGDF; this is translated from the coding sequence GTGGTAGAGCCAGCGCAGGATGGAAAGGACGGCTGGGGCTATGGAGCGTTCATTCTGCCGCAGCTTCACCAGGCTTCGCTCTTCAACGAGCTTGCCCCAAATCGAACCTCGCGCGACGGGCCCGCGGTTGACCAGTCGCTGGTCAGCACAAGACTGCCGGTATTCGAGTGCCCGGCGGTCCTTGAGGAAACAGCGGGACGTTCAAATTACAAAGGCTCCGCCGAACTCTTTGCCTACGAAGCGCCGCTGGAAGACGTGTACGACGGCGAAAGTACGACACTGATGCTGGGTGAGTCCGTCGCCCTTCACAGATGGGCGGACCCCGGGACAGGAACCTGCACGTCCGGGCCGAATCAGGGTGACTTCGGGAGTCCGCATTCCGGTGGAGCGAATTTCCTGATGTGCGACGGGGCTGTTTACTTCATCGCCGACCACGTTGACATCGCGACATTTCAGGCCCTTAGCACTCTCGCAGGACGAGAAGTCGTCGGTGACTTTTAA
- a CDS encoding dihydroxy-acid dehydratase: MQLESHIAASPGHCIIEGTASTMTSIAETMGMAPPGSASVPATHSGHSRIASAISRQA, encoded by the coding sequence GTGCAACTGGAAAGCCACATCGCCGCGTCGCCGGGCCACTGCATTATCGAGGGCACCGCGTCGACGATGACGTCGATCGCCGAAACGATGGGAATGGCTCCGCCCGGTTCGGCGTCTGTTCCGGCGACTCATTCGGGTCATTCACGAATTGCCTCCGCGATCAGTCGGCAGGCGTGA
- a CDS encoding glycosyltransferase family 39 protein, which yields MTPEANRQHHSAVWLILVIHAGLLARIAVVNAPVFDECAHLPSGLSHWQTGTFDLYLVNPPLVRMLASLPVLCVNSQGDWPVEATHPYDRPEFPAAYQFLRTNKETFLWFFTLARWALIPVSMFGGWICFRWSRELYGTASGFVSLALWCFCPDVLAWGATIMPDAGAAAFGVCAGYTFWRWLQNPVWGRALIAGLALGLCELTKTTWIVLFPLWPVIWLSSRVRRDYETRQSAPLSQMLAIVLLAVYVVNLGYGLEYSFQRLGSFHFISRTLGGPEAHTDSGNVFRETPLEAIRVPFPANYVRGMDVQKYELEKGKWSFLRGEHRHGGWWYYYLYALAVKTPLGTLSLLVIAGCLTVFRADYRIPVSGELCVLVPAAAILVLVSSAGWFQQIPAIRSAGDPESACFRRPRRPVIHLRHRSLQVICGISLLSGVVGSLSVFPHSMSYFNLAAGGPSARVPGTCWMRTLTGDRICLN from the coding sequence ATGACTCCGGAAGCGAATCGCCAACACCATAGTGCCGTGTGGCTGATCCTTGTCATTCACGCCGGATTACTGGCTCGCATTGCCGTGGTGAACGCGCCTGTCTTTGATGAATGTGCGCACCTGCCCTCGGGACTCAGTCACTGGCAGACAGGGACATTCGACCTGTACTTGGTGAACCCGCCACTGGTGCGGATGCTCGCCAGCCTTCCGGTTCTCTGTGTGAACTCGCAGGGGGACTGGCCGGTCGAAGCGACACACCCGTATGATCGTCCGGAGTTTCCCGCCGCGTACCAGTTCCTGAGAACGAACAAGGAAACGTTTCTCTGGTTCTTTACGCTCGCACGATGGGCACTGATTCCCGTTTCGATGTTCGGCGGCTGGATTTGCTTTCGGTGGTCCCGCGAACTGTACGGAACTGCATCCGGCTTCGTCTCCCTGGCCCTCTGGTGTTTCTGTCCGGATGTTCTGGCATGGGGCGCGACCATCATGCCCGACGCCGGGGCCGCCGCATTCGGCGTTTGCGCCGGCTACACATTCTGGCGTTGGCTACAGAATCCCGTCTGGGGACGCGCGTTGATCGCCGGGCTGGCACTGGGACTGTGTGAACTGACGAAAACAACCTGGATTGTCCTGTTTCCGCTGTGGCCCGTGATCTGGCTGTCATCCCGTGTGCGACGCGATTATGAGACTCGCCAGAGCGCCCCGCTCTCGCAGATGCTGGCGATTGTGTTGCTTGCCGTCTATGTCGTGAACCTCGGGTATGGACTCGAGTACAGTTTTCAGCGACTCGGCAGCTTCCACTTCATTTCCCGGACACTCGGCGGGCCGGAAGCACACACAGACTCCGGTAACGTTTTTCGTGAGACACCACTGGAAGCGATTCGTGTCCCGTTCCCGGCGAACTATGTGCGTGGCATGGACGTTCAGAAATACGAACTGGAAAAGGGAAAGTGGTCCTTCCTTCGAGGAGAACACAGGCATGGCGGTTGGTGGTACTATTATCTATACGCGCTCGCGGTGAAGACGCCTCTTGGAACTTTGTCGCTGCTTGTGATCGCCGGTTGTCTGACGGTGTTTCGGGCAGACTACCGGATACCGGTTAGTGGTGAACTATGCGTTCTGGTGCCAGCCGCCGCGATACTTGTTCTGGTGAGTTCTGCAGGCTGGTTTCAACAGATACCTGCGATACGTTCTGCCGGCGATCCCGAATCTGCCTGTTTTCGCCGGCCGCGTCGGCCGGTCATTCACCTCAGGCACCGGTCGCTGCAAGTGATTTGCGGAATCAGTCTGTTGTCGGGCGTCGTCGGCAGTCTGTCGGTGTTTCCCCATTCGATGTCGTATTTCAACCTGGCGGCGGGTGGTCCAAGCGCAAGGGTCCCCGGCACTTGTTGGATGCGAACGTTGACTGGGGACAGGATCTGCTTGAATTGA
- a CDS encoding molybdopterin molybdotransferase MoeA has protein sequence MHSVADAFDDILSHVQRAEPVVLPLSETLELVLAENLTTPHDSPPFDKSMMDGFAVASAGFRHSGSRTLPVSETITAGTVPRHHVTPDTAVRIMTGAPLPEGADCVIPIEDVQWNPELPNEVTMAADSIAAERNVLRQGSSAKTGSSLMSTGTMLQPQHIAVLAEFGIASVPVFRRPTVAVLATGDELVDVAEPLSPGFIRNSNEPMLVAQIRRASATPVPLGVARDCRRLLRPYRSRLAARLPAAVGERVGRGSGSGPF, from the coding sequence ATGCACTCTGTCGCCGATGCCTTTGACGACATTCTTTCTCACGTGCAGCGCGCGGAACCCGTTGTTCTGCCGTTGTCGGAGACGCTGGAGCTGGTACTGGCGGAGAATCTGACCACGCCTCATGATTCGCCACCATTCGACAAATCGATGATGGATGGCTTCGCTGTGGCGTCCGCCGGATTCCGCCATTCCGGCTCACGAACCCTGCCGGTTTCGGAAACCATCACCGCCGGAACCGTGCCGCGGCATCATGTTACACCGGACACCGCGGTGAGGATCATGACGGGTGCTCCGCTGCCCGAAGGAGCCGACTGCGTGATACCGATCGAAGACGTGCAGTGGAACCCGGAACTTCCGAACGAAGTCACAATGGCCGCCGATTCCATCGCCGCCGAACGAAATGTGCTGCGGCAGGGAAGTTCGGCAAAGACCGGCTCATCGCTGATGTCGACGGGAACCATGCTGCAGCCTCAGCACATCGCCGTGCTGGCGGAATTCGGAATCGCCAGCGTCCCCGTGTTCCGGCGTCCAACAGTCGCGGTTCTGGCAACGGGTGACGAACTTGTCGACGTTGCCGAACCGCTCAGTCCCGGATTCATTCGCAATTCCAATGAACCGATGCTGGTCGCTCAGATCCGCCGAGCCAGCGCGACACCGGTCCCGCTGGGAGTCGCACGCGACTGCCGACGTCTACTGCGACCATATCGCTCGCGGCTTGCGGCACGACTTCCTGCTGCTGTCGGAGAGCGTGTCGGCCGGGGCTCTGGATCTGGTCCCTTCTGA
- a CDS encoding NAD(P)-dependent oxidoreductase, protein MKVAVTGATGFLGHYIVNKMHEVGNSCRCWYRSESDCYEPGDGGMDVTWVRGELGDERSCVALLEGCDAVVHSGLHRTGDTFRGGEGDITEFVQKNVVGSVQLIEAARRLHVRRFVFISTCAVHEKILDDRPLDETHPLWMTTHYGAYKAAIEQFVHSYGFGAGYTICALRPTGIYGLHHVPSRSKWYDLVRRVAAGETVECHRGGKEVHAADVAEAVDILLHADAVAGEVFSCYDRYISDCEVAELAKEISGSDAVINGECPVPRHQIVSDKIKGLGMQFGGDRLLRHTVEQLVAAAEGS, encoded by the coding sequence ATGAAAGTCGCAGTCACCGGTGCTACCGGATTCTTGGGCCACTATATCGTGAACAAGATGCACGAAGTTGGCAACTCGTGCCGCTGCTGGTACCGCTCGGAAAGTGACTGCTATGAACCGGGCGACGGCGGTATGGATGTCACCTGGGTCCGCGGCGAACTTGGCGACGAACGTTCGTGTGTGGCTCTGCTGGAAGGCTGCGACGCGGTCGTCCACTCCGGCCTGCATCGTACCGGTGACACGTTTCGCGGCGGCGAAGGCGACATCACGGAGTTCGTGCAGAAAAACGTTGTCGGTTCGGTGCAGCTCATCGAGGCGGCTCGCAGACTGCACGTTCGCCGGTTCGTCTTCATTTCCACGTGCGCGGTTCACGAAAAGATTCTCGACGACCGGCCGCTCGACGAAACTCATCCGCTGTGGATGACGACTCACTATGGAGCCTACAAGGCCGCGATTGAGCAGTTCGTTCACAGCTATGGTTTTGGCGCCGGCTACACGATTTGCGCGCTGCGGCCAACCGGCATTTACGGACTGCATCATGTGCCGTCCCGCAGCAAGTGGTACGATCTGGTGCGGCGCGTGGCCGCCGGGGAAACCGTCGAATGCCACCGCGGCGGAAAGGAGGTACATGCGGCGGATGTCGCGGAGGCCGTGGATATCCTGCTGCATGCCGACGCCGTCGCCGGAGAAGTCTTCAGTTGCTACGACCGATATATCTCCGACTGCGAAGTCGCCGAGCTGGCAAAGGAAATCTCCGGCAGCGACGCAGTGATCAACGGTGAATGTCCGGTGCCCCGGCATCAGATTGTCAGCGACAAGATCAAGGGTCTGGGAATGCAGTTCGGCGGCGACCGACTGCTGAGACACACCGTCGAACAGCTTGTCGCGGCTGCCGAAGGGTCATGA
- a CDS encoding DUF1559 domain-containing protein encodes MHSTSFKRRAESRRSGISLLELLVILAIVSVILALLLPAIGTARTAARKVQCQNNLKNIAIALLAFHDSHRRFPASGLFHDPDDSPGEARHSWAVTILPHLDQGNLHERWTFDKSFSDPVNEPLAATRVPVFLCPIDISRSRKPHGDLSYAVNGGWGFTTKTGTGVRDCPIDWQRRFPDLNGDGQVCSGDDAVDDLDRGILKKSGMYFPENSNPGGTVRHHSLNMIRDGASQTFLVGENVRTGFDPKSSSGNFANPSPLLTTFFVGIPCPAARCSDGSVNHELSNAAENAINSGLWAAEGSSPVPNSFHEGGVNMAYADGRVSFLNESIDGGVYAALASPQGTDLDDTPLRQSVVSDLR; translated from the coding sequence ATGCACAGCACGTCATTCAAGCGAAGGGCTGAATCCCGCCGTTCCGGCATCTCTCTGCTGGAGTTGCTGGTGATACTGGCGATCGTCAGCGTGATTCTCGCCCTGCTGCTCCCGGCAATTGGGACTGCTCGAACTGCTGCCCGAAAAGTGCAGTGTCAGAATAACCTGAAGAATATCGCCATCGCACTGCTGGCGTTCCATGACTCACATCGCCGGTTTCCCGCGTCCGGCTTGTTTCACGATCCGGACGACAGCCCCGGCGAGGCCCGTCACAGTTGGGCGGTGACGATCCTGCCGCATCTTGACCAGGGAAATCTGCATGAACGCTGGACTTTCGACAAGTCATTCTCAGATCCCGTGAACGAGCCCCTGGCGGCGACGCGAGTTCCAGTTTTCCTGTGCCCGATTGACATTTCGCGCAGCAGGAAGCCGCACGGGGATCTGAGCTACGCCGTCAACGGGGGCTGGGGTTTCACAACGAAGACTGGCACCGGTGTCCGCGACTGCCCGATTGACTGGCAGCGAAGATTCCCGGACCTGAACGGCGACGGGCAGGTGTGCAGCGGCGATGACGCTGTGGACGACCTGGATCGCGGCATTCTGAAGAAGTCAGGGATGTACTTTCCGGAGAACTCGAATCCCGGAGGAACCGTGCGGCATCATTCTCTGAACATGATTCGCGACGGCGCGTCACAGACATTTCTGGTCGGTGAAAACGTCCGGACGGGCTTCGATCCGAAGTCCTCATCCGGCAATTTCGCAAACCCGTCTCCGCTGCTGACGACATTCTTTGTCGGAATCCCCTGTCCGGCTGCCCGGTGTTCCGACGGCAGCGTGAATCACGAACTGTCGAATGCGGCGGAGAACGCGATCAACAGCGGACTTTGGGCTGCCGAAGGCTCGTCACCTGTCCCGAATTCGTTTCATGAAGGCGGCGTTAACATGGCATACGCCGACGGGCGTGTTTCGTTTCTGAACGAATCGATTGACGGCGGAGTCTATGCGGCTCTGGCAAGTCCTCAGGGAACGGATCTGGACGACACTCCGCTGCGGCAATCCGTTGTGAGTGATTTGCGTTAA
- a CDS encoding VOC family protein encodes MKRVTGIGGIFFAAKDPKAMQAWYKRHLGIDVQDWGGATFRWQDSEGNPTSGTTVWSIGPADGECLSQSAAPFVINYRVADVRSLLAVLKEEGCTVLEKFEESEFGKFGWVIDPEGNKVELWEPPAGW; translated from the coding sequence ATGAAACGAGTCACCGGCATCGGTGGAATCTTCTTCGCAGCGAAGGATCCAAAAGCGATGCAAGCCTGGTACAAGCGGCACCTTGGAATTGACGTGCAGGATTGGGGCGGCGCCACGTTCCGATGGCAGGATTCGGAAGGTAATCCGACATCCGGAACCACCGTATGGTCCATTGGACCGGCGGACGGCGAATGTCTGTCGCAGAGCGCAGCACCGTTTGTGATCAACTACCGCGTTGCTGATGTGCGGTCGCTGCTGGCCGTTCTGAAGGAAGAAGGCTGCACCGTTCTGGAGAAATTCGAAGAATCTGAGTTTGGGAAATTCGGCTGGGTCATTGATCCGGAGGGCAACAAGGTAGAACTCTGGGAACCGCCTGCCGGATGGTAG
- a CDS encoding rhodanese-like domain-containing protein has protein sequence MEVDCGTVKAKRDAGDVFLLLDCREQAEFDRVAIDGAVLLPMSEIHGRVSELEEHKAAEIVVYCHHGGRSLRVAMWLRQQGFQKAFSMAGGIDQWAMEIDVSLPRY, from the coding sequence ATGGAAGTGGACTGCGGGACTGTCAAAGCGAAGCGCGACGCGGGCGACGTCTTCCTGCTGCTGGACTGCCGTGAACAGGCCGAGTTCGACCGGGTCGCAATCGATGGGGCCGTGCTGCTGCCGATGAGCGAAATTCACGGGCGAGTCTCTGAACTGGAAGAACACAAAGCTGCGGAAATCGTCGTCTACTGCCACCACGGCGGACGCAGTCTGCGTGTTGCCATGTGGCTCCGGCAACAGGGGTTTCAGAAAGCGTTCAGCATGGCTGGCGGCATCGATCAATGGGCGATGGAAATTGACGTTTCCCTGCCCCGATATTGA
- a CDS encoding dihydroxy-acid dehydratase, giving the protein MAGTTLADAIEGAEVYDADVIRPRDNPICPNNSLAVLRGNLCPDGAVIKPAAAEARLLKHRHGSAIVL; this is encoded by the coding sequence GTGGCCGGAACAACTCTGGCCGACGCGATTGAAGGTGCCGAAGTTTACGACGCCGACGTCATTCGTCCGCGAGACAATCCGATCTGCCCGAACAACAGCCTGGCCGTGCTGCGAGGCAATCTGTGTCCCGACGGAGCGGTCATCAAGCCAGCCGCCGCGGAAGCTCGCCTTCTGAAACACCGTCATGGCTCCGCCATCGTCCTGTGA
- a CDS encoding ATP-binding protein, whose protein sequence is MNWLKSRLFWRIIGIYVLLSTLALGGLLITLTERLRAHGRHELEAENRRVLQAICESLSGGASLASIAGDWEPLLGSRNQSLVLLDDAGTIVAATHGGDALSSATLGSLVRSTRHERAVTIWLAGRPTVVVSAASVESAASDVAVVVLQSDVADRLEASEAVVNSAGRAAVVAWLCGTACLAFVASTFVGPLRSLMSAMTMSESSQDRRSDLLLRLSDRPDEFGQIARSLRNVESDRRNKLAELQKSETQVRALATRLSTVLQSMVEGVVAVDTSERILFANDVAGKLMGLEPSEVEGRFIYEAIRSPHVQDTVREAILAEEPTTLEFKLPRGGQQLSLVAAPIRGEGATGAVLVFHDVSEIRRLESMRRDFVSGVSHELKTPLTVIQACTETLLDGAIDDRDAALRFLRQIEEQSERLLQLILGMLQLARVESGEQAFNREPVAVHEIGAQVIQSLKPVAEARSIQLSMTGEAEMYVLADYQALRTVLSNLVDNGIKYTPEGGQVTLELSAETHAGVIRVQDNGVGIPEKHRRRVFERFYRVERDRNRERGGTGLGLAIVKHLCNTMRAELSLHSRAGQGTTVTIRFPVEDGQ, encoded by the coding sequence TTGAACTGGCTGAAATCACGACTGTTCTGGCGGATCATCGGGATCTATGTCCTGTTGTCGACGCTTGCGCTCGGCGGCTTGCTGATCACACTGACGGAGCGACTGCGTGCTCACGGCAGACATGAACTGGAAGCGGAGAACCGCCGAGTTCTGCAGGCGATCTGCGAAAGTCTGTCCGGCGGCGCCTCACTCGCTTCGATCGCAGGGGACTGGGAGCCGCTGCTGGGCAGCCGGAATCAATCGCTGGTTCTGCTGGACGATGCCGGGACGATCGTTGCCGCGACGCACGGCGGTGACGCGCTGAGCAGCGCGACGCTTGGTTCGCTTGTGCGCAGCACTCGCCACGAACGCGCAGTGACCATCTGGCTGGCCGGCAGACCGACCGTCGTTGTAAGTGCAGCGTCCGTCGAATCTGCGGCGTCCGATGTAGCGGTGGTTGTGCTGCAATCAGATGTTGCCGACAGACTGGAAGCGTCTGAAGCGGTGGTGAATTCCGCGGGGCGAGCGGCCGTTGTAGCGTGGCTTTGCGGAACCGCGTGCCTGGCGTTTGTCGCGTCGACGTTTGTGGGACCGCTGCGTTCGCTGATGTCGGCGATGACCATGTCAGAATCTTCCCAGGACCGGCGAAGCGATCTGCTGTTGCGGCTCAGCGACCGGCCGGACGAATTCGGCCAGATCGCCAGGTCGCTCAGGAACGTTGAGTCCGACCGGCGCAACAAACTGGCGGAGCTGCAGAAGTCGGAAACGCAGGTTCGAGCACTGGCGACTCGACTTTCCACGGTTCTGCAGTCGATGGTGGAAGGCGTTGTCGCGGTGGACACCAGCGAACGCATCCTGTTCGCCAACGACGTGGCCGGAAAACTAATGGGACTTGAGCCTTCCGAAGTGGAAGGGCGTTTCATCTACGAAGCAATCCGCAGTCCTCACGTGCAGGACACGGTTCGGGAAGCGATTCTTGCCGAAGAGCCGACGACATTGGAATTCAAGCTGCCGCGCGGCGGGCAGCAGCTTTCTCTGGTGGCGGCTCCGATTCGCGGCGAAGGAGCGACCGGCGCGGTGCTGGTTTTCCACGACGTGTCGGAAATTCGCCGGCTGGAATCGATGCGACGCGATTTTGTCAGCGGCGTGTCCCACGAACTCAAGACGCCGTTGACCGTGATTCAGGCCTGCACGGAAACTCTGCTGGACGGTGCCATCGATGACCGGGACGCGGCCCTCCGGTTCCTCAGGCAGATTGAGGAACAGTCGGAGCGACTGCTGCAGTTGATTCTGGGAATGCTGCAGCTTGCTCGTGTGGAGTCCGGGGAGCAGGCATTCAACAGGGAGCCTGTTGCGGTGCATGAAATCGGTGCACAGGTCATTCAGTCACTGAAGCCCGTCGCCGAAGCCCGATCCATTCAGCTTTCAATGACCGGCGAAGCGGAAATGTATGTGCTTGCCGACTACCAGGCACTGCGGACCGTGCTGAGTAACCTGGTCGACAACGGAATCAAGTACACTCCGGAAGGCGGGCAGGTCACACTGGAACTTTCCGCGGAAACTCACGCCGGCGTTATTCGCGTTCAGGACAACGGCGTCGGCATCCCGGAGAAGCACCGTCGCCGTGTGTTCGAGCGGTTCTATCGCGTGGAACGGGATCGGAATCGCGAACGAGGTGGCACCGGACTGGGACTGGCGATTGTCAAGCACCTGTGTAACACGATGCGGGCGGAACTCAGCCTGCACAGCCGAGCGGGCCAGGGGACAACCGTCACTATTCGGTTTCCCGTCGAGGACGGACAATGA